A genome region from Hevea brasiliensis isolate MT/VB/25A 57/8 chromosome 9, ASM3005281v1, whole genome shotgun sequence includes the following:
- the LOC110671551 gene encoding probable WRKY transcription factor 53, translated as MENSWSWEQKTLISELIQGMELAKQLRVHLNTASSVEIRDSLVQRILTSYEKSLLILNWSGSLGQQQQQQQQQQQNVGATAGNVPESPLSMHGSPGSDDFDGGHNDVSKKRKTMPRWTDQVRVNSENGLEGPHDDGYSWRKYGQKDILGAKYPRSYYRCTYRNTQNCWATKQVQRSDDDHTIFDVTYRGLHTCCHGRQSVAPPASPEKQEQKQNINQQQQSQDALFNFQRVLKVNTEDLDNKEMAFPFSFPPTYGSMKTSGTCSQSSISPATPESNYCSVSPFQTNNFVGVQNLQYCSESNFTEIISANTSAANSPVVEPEFSLQSLELDPNFPFDTPGFFS; from the exons ATGGAGAATAGTTGGAGCTGGGAGCAGAAGACACTGATTAGTGAGCTAATCCAAGGGATGGAGCTGGCAAAACAGTTGAGGGTACATTTGAACACAGCATCATCTGTTGAAATTAGGGACTCCTTAGTACAGAGGATTTTAACTTCATATGAGAAGTCTCTCTTGATTCTCAACTGGAGTGGATCGCTGGGGCAGCAGCAGCAACAGCAACAGCAACAGCAGCAAAATGTTGGAGCCACGGCTGGTAATGTCCCAGAGTCTCCTTTATCCATGCATGGCAGTCCTGGAAGTGATGATTTTGATGGGGGTCACAATGACGTCTCTAAGAAGAG AAAGACGATGCCCAGATGGACAGATCAAGTTAGAGTGAATTCTGAGAATGGCCTGGAAGGACCCCATGACGATGGGTATAGCTGGAGAAAGTATGGGCAGAAAGATATTCTTGGAGCCAAATATCCCAG AAGCTATTACAGATGCACCTACAGAAATACCCAGAACTGCTGGGCTACAAAGCAAGTGCAAAGATCAGATGATGATCACACCATATTTGATGTCACTTACAGGGGACTACACACTTGTTGTCATGGCCGACAATCAGTTGCACCACCAGCATCACCAGAAAAACAAGAACAGAAACAAAACATTAATCAACAGCAGCAATCACAAGATGCTCTCTTTAACTTTCAAAGGGTCCTGAAGGTTAATACTGAGGACTTGGACAATAAAGAGATGGCATTTCCTTTCTCTTTTCCTCCTACATAtggaagcatgaaaacttcaggCACTTGTTCTCAATCTTCTATATCTCCAGCCACCCCTGAATCAAACTACTGCTCTGTTTCACCATTCCAGACGAACAATTTTGTAGGGGTTCAAAATTTGCAGTACTGTTCTGAATCCAATTTCACTGAGATAATTTCCGCCAATACTTCCGCTGCCAATTCTCCAGTTGTGGAGCCAGAATTCTCTCTTCAGTCACTGGAGTTGGATCCAAACTTTCCATTTGACACACCAGGATTTTTCTCATAA